A window of the Eulemur rufifrons isolate Redbay chromosome 6, OSU_ERuf_1, whole genome shotgun sequence genome harbors these coding sequences:
- the LOC138384200 gene encoding olfactory receptor 5P76-like translates to MDSWIDGNHTAVREFILLGLTDDPDLRVVLFVIILCFYLVTISGNLSTIILIRISSQLHHPMYFFLSHLASADIGSSSSVTPNMLVNFLVERNTISYLGCGIQLFSVAFFGTSECFLLAAMAYDRFVAICNPLLYSSKMSTQVCVQLLVVAYIGGFLNACSFTFSLFSLSFCGPNQVNHFFCDFPPLIELSCFDTSVPAAVPSFSAGSIIVVTVFVIAISYVYILITILKMRSTEGRQKAFSTCTSHLTAVTLFYGTITFTYVMPKSRYSTDQNKVVSVFYMVVIPMLNPLIYSLRNKEIKGALKRELGRKIFS, encoded by the coding sequence ATGGATTCCTGGATAGACGGGAACCACACTGCTGTGAGGGAGTTCATTCTATTGGGCTTAACAGATGATCCAGACCTTCGTGTTGTCCTCTTTGTGATCATCCTATGCTTCTACTTGGTGACCATATCTGGCAACCTCAGCACAATCATTCTAATCAGAATCTCCTCTCAGCTCCATCaccctatgtatttttttctgagccacTTGGCTTCTGCTGACATAGGCTCTTCATCTTCTGTGACACCCAACATGCTTGTAAACTTCCTGGTGGAGAGAAATACAATCTCCTACCTTGGATGTGGCATCCAGCTTTTTTCAGTTGCTTTCTTTGGGACATCTGAATGCTTCCTTCTGGCTGCCATGGCATACGACCGCTTTGTGGCAATCTGCAACCCACTGCTTTATTCAAGCAAAATGTCCACACAAGTCTGTGTCCAGTTACTCGTAGTGGCTTATATAGGTGGTTTTCTTAACGCTTGCTCCTTtaccttttccttattttctttatcgTTCTGTGGCCCAAATCAAGTTAATCATTTTTTCTGTGATTTCCCTCCCTTAATTGAACTCTCCTGTTTTGATACCAGTGTCCCTGCAGCTGTTCCCTCATTTTCTGCTGGCTCCATCATTGTGGTCACTGTGTTTGTCATAGCCATCTCCTATGTCTACATCCTCATCACCATCCTGAAGATGCGTTCCACAGAGGGGCGCCAaaaggccttctccacctgcaccTCCCACCTCACTGCGGTCACTCTGTTCTATGGGACCATTACATTCACTTATGTGATGCCCAAGTCCAGGTACTCGACTGACCAGAACAAGGTGGTGTCTGTGTTCTACATGGTGGTGATCCCCATGTTGAACCCCCTCATCTACAGTCTCAGGAACAAGGAGATCAAGGGGGCTCTGAAGAGAGagctaggaagaaaaatattttcttag
- the LOC138384199 gene encoding olfactory receptor 5P76-like yields MESWVDGNHTAVTRFILLGLTHDPVLRVILFILMLCIYLVTISGNLSTIILIRISSQLHHPMYFFLSHLASADIGYSSSVTPNMLVNFLVETNTISYVGCAIQLFSVVFFGTSECFLLAAMAYDRFVAICNPLLYSTKMSTQVCVQLLIVAYTGGFLNACSFTFSFFSLSFCGQNQVNHFFCDFAPLIELSCFDTSVPAAVPSFSAGSVIVVTVFVIAVSYIYILITILKMRSTEGRHKAFSTCTSHLTVVTLFYGTITFIYVMPKSSYSTDQNKVVSVFYMVVIPMLNPLIYSLRNKEIKGALKRELGRNIFSQ; encoded by the coding sequence ATGGAGTCCTGGGTAGACGGGAACCACACTGCGGTGACCAGGTTCATTTTATTGGGCTTAACACATGATCCAGTACTTCGAGTCATCCTCTTCATACTCATGCTATGCATTTACCTGGTGACCATCTCTGGCAACCTCAGCACAATCATTCTAATCAGAATCTCCTCTCAGCTCCATCaccctatgtatttttttctgagccacTTGGCTTCTGCTGACATAGGCTATTCATCTTCTGTCACCCCCAACATGCTTGTAAACTTCCTGGTGGAGACAAATACAATCTCCTATGTTGGATGCGCCATCCAGcttttttcagttgttttctttGGGACATCTGAATGTTTCCTTCTGGCTGCCATGGCTTATGACCGCTTTGTGGCAATCTGCAACCCGCTGCTTTATTCAACCAAAATGTCCACACAAGTCTGTGTCCAGTTACTCATAGTGGCTTACACAGGTGGTTTTCTTAATGCTTgctcttttactttttccttcttttctttatctttctgtgGCCAAAATCAAGTCAAtcattttttctgtgattttgctCCCTTAATTGAACTCTCCTGTTTTGATACCAGTGTCCCCGCAGCTGTTCCCTCATTTTCTGCTGGCTCCGTCATTGTGGTCACTGTGTTTGTCATAGCCGTCTCCTACATCTACATCCTCATCACCATCCTGAAGATGCGCTCCACCGAGGGGCgccacaaggccttctccacctgcaccTCCCACCTCACTGTGGTCACTCTGTTCTATGGGACCATTACATTCATTTACGTGATGCCCAAGTCCAGCTACTCGACTGACCAGAACAAGGTGGTGTCTGTGTTCTACATGGTGGTGATCCCCATGTTGAACCCCCTCATCTACAGTCTCAGGAACAAGGAGATTAAAGGGGCTCTGAAGAGAGAGCTTGGAAGAAACATATTTTCTCAATGA
- the LOC138384198 gene encoding olfactory receptor 5P76-like, translating into MDSWVDGNHTAVTGFILLGLTHDPVLHDILFVLMLCFYLVTISGNLSTIILIRISSQLHHPMYFFLSHLASADIGISSSVTPNMLVNFLVETNTISYLGCAIQLFSAAFFGTTECFLLAVMAYDRFVAICNPLLYSTKMSTQVCVQLLVVAYMGGFLNACSFTFSLFSLSFCGQNQVNHFFCDLAPLIELSCFDTSVPAAVPSFSAGCIILVTVFVIAISYMYILITILKMRSSEGRHKAFSTCTSHLTAVTLFYGTITFIYVMPKSSYSTDQNKVVSVFYMVVIPMLNPLIYSLRNKEIKEALKRELGRKIFSY; encoded by the coding sequence ATGGATTCCTGGGTGGATGGGAACCACACTGCTGTGACAGGGTTCATTTTATTGGGCTTAACACATGATCCAGTCCTTCATGACATTCTCTTCGTACTCATGCTATGTTTTTACCTGGTGACCATATCTGGAAACCTCAGCACAATCATTCTAATCAGAATCTCCTCTCAGCTCCATCaccctatgtatttttttctgagccacTTGGCTTCTGCTGACATAGGCATTTCATCTTCTGTCACCCCCAACATGCTTGTAAACTTCCTGGTGGAGACAAATACAATCTCCTACCTTGGATGCGCCATCCAGCTTTTTTCAGCTGCTTTCTTTGGGACAACTGAATGTTTCCTTCTGGCTGTCATGGCATATGACCGCTTTGTGGCAATCTGCAACCCGCTGCTTTATTCAACCAAAATGTCCACACAAGTCTGTGTCCAGTTACTTGTAGTGGCTTATATGGGTGGTTTTCTTAACGCTTGCTCCTTtaccttttccttattttctttatcgTTCTGTGGCCAAAATCAAGTCAATCATTTTTTCTGTGATTTGGCTCCCTTAATTGAACTCTCCTGTTTTGATACCAGTGTCCCCGCAGCTGTTCCCTCATTTTCTGCTGGCTGCATCATTTTGGTTACTGTGTTTGTCATAGCCATCTCCTACATGTACATCCTCATCACCATCCTGAAGATGCGCTCCAGTGAGGGGCGCCAcaaagccttctccacctgcaccTCCCACCTCACTGCGGTCACTCTGTTCTATGGGACCATTACATTCATTTATGTGATGCCCAAGTCCAGCTACTCGACTGACCAGAACAAGGTGGTGTCTGTGTTCTACATGGTGGTGATCCCCATGTTGAACCCCCTCATCTACAGTCTCAGGAACAAGGAGATTAAGGAAGCTCTGAAGAGAGagctag